The proteins below are encoded in one region of Xenopus laevis strain J_2021 chromosome 8L, Xenopus_laevis_v10.1, whole genome shotgun sequence:
- the LOC108706136 gene encoding protein FAM78A-like, which produces MDVERESRNISSSHQDDLSPSSDLERRRNFHLSLHRQDCLNLLEIALVLNTMGCIQSLSCKPKVLRESIAVLDLKASIDSTPTTIDESSNVVLRYRTPHFRATAQILVPPVALKETWRIGWIQACNHMEFYNYYGDLGKSSWELPDLECGKITAISDSDGVNYPWYGNTTETCTVTGPTKRESKFTVSMNDNFYPSVTWAVPVNDGNVSKLTGIHRDQSFTTWLVATNMATNDIIILHTIKWRMRLEIEVNPNMPLGQRAKLKEPFGQEQPQVLSKNEPIVPSALIKPNANDAQVLMWRPKSRQGEVVIPPRCR; this is translated from the exons ATGGATGTAGAACGGGAGTCCCGAAATATCAGCAGCAGCCACCAGGACGACCTCTCACCCAGCTCTGACCTGGAAAGGAGACGTAACTTCCACCTTTCCCTACATCGTCAGGACTGCCTGAACCTTCTGGAGATTGCGCTGGTGCTCAATACCATGGGATGCATTCAGAGTCTGAGCTgcaaacccaaggtcctgagagAGTCTATTGCCGTGCTGGATCTCAAGGCCTCCATTGACTCCACTCCCACCACCATTGACGAGTCATCCAACGTGGTCCTCAGATACAGGACACCTCACTTCAGAGCCACAGCCCAAATTCTAGTGCCTCCCGTTGCCTTGAAGGAGACATGGAGGATAGGGTGGATCCAGGCCTGCAATCACATGGAGTTCTACAACTATTATGGAGACCTGGGCAA GTCCAGCTGGGAATTACCTGACCTTGAGTGTGGAAAAATCACAGCCATCAGCGATTCCGATGGAGTCAACTACCCTTGGTACGGCAACACCACTGAGACTTGTACCGTCACCGGCCCCACCAAACGGGAATCCAAGTTCACCGTCAGCATGAATGATAACTTCTACCCAAGCGTGACATGGGCGGTGCCTGTCAATGATGGCAACGTGTCAAAGCTGACGGGCATCCACAGAGACCAAAGCTTTACCACTTGGCTGGTGGCAACAAACATGGCCACCAATGACATTATTATCCTTCACACAATAAAATGGAGGATGAGACTTGAAATTGAGGTCAACCCCAATATGCCGTTAGGGCAACGAGCCAAACTAAAGGAGCCCTTTGGGCAGGAGCAACCACAGGTACTCAGCAAAAATGAACCCATAGTTCCTAGTGCACTGATAAAACCCAACGCAAATGATGCCCAAGTGCTAATGTGGAGGCCAAAAAGTAGGCAAGGAGAAGTGGTCATCCCACCCAGGTGCCGGTAA